One window of Zalophus californianus isolate mZalCal1 chromosome 3, mZalCal1.pri.v2, whole genome shotgun sequence genomic DNA carries:
- the LOC118356827 gene encoding 60S ribosomal protein L12-like, with product MPPKFDPKKIKVVYLRCTGGEVGATSALAPKIGPLGLSPKKVGDDIAKATGDWKGLRITVKLTIQNRQAQIEVVPSASALIIKALKEPPRDRKKQKNIKHSGNITFDEIVNIARQMRHRYLARELSGTIKEILGTAQSVGCNVDGRHPHDIIDDINSGALECPAS from the coding sequence ATGCCGCCTAAGTTCGACCCCAAGAAGATCAAAGTCGTGTACCTGAGGTGCACCGGTGGCGAAGTCGGTGCCACGTCTGCCCTGGCCCCGAAGATAGGCccgctgggtctgtctccaaaaaaggttggtgatgacatcgccaaggcaaccggtgattggaagggtctaaggattacggtgaaactgaccattcagaacagacaggcccagattgaagtggtaccttctgcctctgccctgattatcaaagccctcaaggaaccaccaagagacagaaaaaagcagaaaaacattaagcacagtggaaatatcacttttgatgagattgtcaatattgcccGACAGATGAGACACCGATATTTAgcgagagaactctctggaaccattaaagagatcctggggactgcccagtctgtgggctgcaatgtagatggccgccaccctcatgacatcatagatgacatcaacagtggtgcgCTGGAATGCCCGgctagttaa